Within the Chlamydiota bacterium genome, the region CACGCATTGTCCGCACACAAATTTTAGCCACAAAATCCAAAGAATATGTGCATGCTGCACAAACGCTCGGTGCTGGATTTTTTAGAATTCTTGTGCGCTATTTGTTTCCTTCTGCTATCTCACCAATGATTGTGACAATGACACTGACCATTCCTACCGCTATTTTTACAGAAGCGATTTTAAGTTTTTTAGGCCTTGGTGTGCAAATTCCTATTGCATCTCTAGGAACGCTTGCCAGTGATGGTTTGAGTTCTTTGCGTTATTATCCGTGGAGGCTCTTTTTCCCAGCGGGAATGATTTGTTTGATCATTTTTGCTTTTAACCAAATTGCAGATGCCTTAAAAGATGCTTTAGACCCCAAAACATAGATGAACAAAAAAGTCTTAGATATTGAAAACTTGCACATCACATACCACTCTAAGGATGAGGATGTCAAAGCTGTTTCTGGAGTGGATTTATGCGTTTTTGAAAACGAAAACGTGGCTTTAATTGGTGAATCAGGCTCTGGAAAAACAGCACTTGCAAAAGCCATTTTAAAACTCCAAACCCCTCCTTATTGCACGATTGATCAAGGATGTGTGCGTTTTTTAGGTGAAGATCTTTTGCCCTTAAGCGAGAAAAAAATGCAATCGGTTCGAGGCTCTTTTATCTCCATGATCTTGCAAGATCCCATGACAGCTCTAAATCCTGTACTAAAAGTTTCCACGCAGATGACAGAAATGCTCTTAGCACATAAAAACATCTCTAAAAAACACGCCAAAAAAAAAGTGCTAGAAATGCTCCATCTTGTCGATATTGACCAACCAGAAAAACGTTTGGATCAATATCCTCATCAATTAAGCGGTGGGATTTGTCAACGTGTTTTGATTGCCATGAGTCTTTTAAACGAGCCTCAGCTTGTCATTGCTGATGAACTCACAACAGCTTTAGATGCTACAACAAAAGCCAAATTGACGCATATGCTAAAAAAGCTCCAAGCGCATTTTAATTTTAGTATGCTAATGATTTCACATGATTTGGGCTTTGTGTCTGGCATTTGTGACCGCATTTATGTGATGTATGATGGCAAAATATGTGAAATGGGGCAAACAGATACGATTTTCTACGATCCCAAGCACCCCTACACAAAAGCGCTTTTAGACTCGCTTCCAAAAGAGATGCTTGGCGGACATTTAAAACCCATCAAAGGACAAGCAAATATAAAGAATAACTATGCATGTGCTTTTTGTCCGCGCTGTGATTTTGCCATGCAGGTTTGTAAAAATAAAAAGCCTTTTTGTTTAGAACAAAACGAGCATTCGACATTTTGTCATATGTATGATCCTTTAGCAAAAGAACAACTACAAAAATTTAACAAAATCAAAGACGATGAAAATGCCCTTATTACAAGTTAAAAACCTATTCAAAACGTTTTATCACGCTAGAAGCAAAATAGAGGCTGTCAAAGACATCTCTTTTTCTATTCAAAAAGGTTCCACTCTTGCTCTCATTGGAGAATCGGGCTCTGGTAAATCGACCATTGCCAGACTTTTAATGCGCCTCATTCAGCCAGATGCAGGAAGTGCTCTTTTTGAAGGGCAAGATATCTTCAAAATGCACAAACAAGAACTGTTTCATTTTAGAAGAGATATGCAAATGATCTTCCAAAATCCTTTTTCTTCACTCAATCCTTTCATGACAGTGGGACAACTTTTAAAAGAGCCTTTTGATATTCATCAAACCCTTCCTAAAGAAAAAATTCCTTTAGAAATTGCTCAACTTTTAGATTACGTTGCCCTTCCCAAAAACATTTTAAATCGTTACGCGCACGAATTCTCAGGAGGTCAGCGCCAAAGAATCGGCATTGCAAGAGCTTTGAGTTTGCGTCCAAAATGCATCATTTGTGATGAGCCCATCTCCTCCCTAGACGTTTCTATCGGCGCTCAAAT harbors:
- the oppD gene encoding Oligopeptide transport ATP-binding protein OppD, encoding MNKKVLDIENLHITYHSKDEDVKAVSGVDLCVFENENVALIGESGSGKTALAKAILKLQTPPYCTIDQGCVRFLGEDLLPLSEKKMQSVRGSFISMILQDPMTALNPVLKVSTQMTEMLLAHKNISKKHAKKKVLEMLHLVDIDQPEKRLDQYPHQLSGGICQRVLIAMSLLNEPQLVIADELTTALDATTKAKLTHMLKKLQAHFNFSMLMISHDLGFVSGICDRIYVMYDGKICEMGQTDTIFYDPKHPYTKALLDSLPKEMLGGHLKPIKGQANIKNNYACAFCPRCDFAMQVCKNKKPFCLEQNEHSTFCHMYDPLAKEQLQKFNKIKDDENALITS
- the oppF gene encoding Oligopeptide transport ATP-binding protein OppF produces the protein MPLLQVKNLFKTFYHARSKIEAVKDISFSIQKGSTLALIGESGSGKSTIARLLMRLIQPDAGSALFEGQDIFKMHKQELFHFRRDMQMIFQNPFSSLNPFMTVGQLLKEPFDIHQTLPKEKIPLEIAQLLDYVALPKNILNRYAHEFSGGQRQRIGIARALSLRPKCIICDEPISSLDVSIGAQILNLLKRLQEELNLTYLFIAHDLNMIKYIATHVAVMFKGQIVEIAPVQELFREPLHPYTQALLQASPIADPKIQRENLNKIDLQALEAIANFTFGPLEKINEEHFVAKQT